The Nonlabens spongiae genome contains a region encoding:
- the ytxJ gene encoding bacillithiol system redox-active protein YtxJ, translated as MGIINKIFKSQRDIAKEEIKGIEWEHLDSIDQLDNLIKNSKLKPKVIFKHSTRCGISRMALNQFENNYTSGMDQAVYYLLDLIANRDVSNAVAEKLSVQHQSPQVIVIDNEQVIHTESHHGIDIKKIQELIKK; from the coding sequence ATGGGTATTATAAATAAAATTTTCAAGTCCCAACGAGATATCGCTAAAGAGGAAATCAAAGGGATTGAATGGGAGCACTTAGACTCCATAGATCAGTTAGATAATTTGATCAAGAACAGCAAACTTAAGCCTAAGGTGATCTTTAAGCACAGCACACGTTGCGGAATAAGCCGCATGGCGCTCAATCAATTTGAGAATAACTATACCTCAGGTATGGATCAGGCAGTGTATTACCTTTTAGACCTTATCGCAAATCGAGACGTGAGCAACGCTGTAGCTGAGAAGCTTAGCGTCCAGCACCAGTCGCCCCAAGTTATCGTGATTGATAATGAACAGGTGATTCACACAGAATCGCACCATGGGATCGACATCAAAAAAATTCAAGAACTTATCAAAAAGTAA
- a CDS encoding M48 family metallopeptidase encodes MKNVNRVLILALIVFAASCKTNVFTGKKTLNFVSNSQIFPTAYAQYDQFLTENKVITGTAESEMIKRVGQKIKTAAERWLNALGEEGYLNGYKWEYNLVQDETVNAWCMPGGKIVFYTGILPICQDETGVAVVMGHEVAHALADHGAQRMSAGQLQAVGAAATAVGGQLAGAGQDTQQIINQAYGLGSQLGGMLPFSRSHENEADTIGIYLMAIAGYNPDEAAQLWERMKANSGGQAPPEFFSTHPHPDTRIQNLQALAADARKEAAKYGVTSFK; translated from the coding sequence ATGAAAAACGTAAACCGCGTACTCATACTGGCATTAATCGTTTTTGCCGCCTCTTGTAAAACCAATGTTTTTACGGGTAAAAAAACGTTGAACTTTGTATCAAACAGTCAGATATTCCCAACAGCTTATGCGCAATACGATCAATTCCTTACTGAAAACAAGGTGATCACAGGAACCGCAGAATCTGAAATGATCAAAAGAGTAGGGCAAAAAATAAAAACTGCTGCCGAGCGCTGGTTAAATGCGCTAGGCGAGGAAGGTTATCTTAATGGATATAAATGGGAATATAATCTCGTTCAAGATGAAACGGTAAACGCATGGTGTATGCCAGGAGGTAAAATCGTTTTTTATACTGGGATTTTACCCATTTGTCAAGATGAAACAGGTGTAGCGGTAGTAATGGGGCACGAGGTAGCGCACGCGCTTGCAGATCACGGTGCGCAACGCATGAGTGCTGGTCAGCTGCAAGCTGTAGGAGCAGCGGCCACCGCGGTAGGAGGTCAACTTGCTGGAGCAGGACAGGATACCCAGCAGATTATCAATCAAGCTTATGGATTAGGTTCACAGCTGGGTGGTATGTTGCCTTTCTCTAGAAGTCATGAAAATGAAGCGGATACTATAGGTATATATCTTATGGCAATCGCGGGATATAATCCGGACGAGGCAGCCCAGCTCTGGGAGCGCATGAAAGCAAACAGCGGTGGTCAAGCGCCACCTGAATTTTTCAGCACGCACCCACACCCAGATACACGTATTCAAAATTTACAAGCTCTCGCTGCTGATGCTAGAAAAGAAGCCGCCAAGTATGGTGTGACCTCCTTTAAGTAG
- the clpB gene encoding ATP-dependent chaperone ClpB — MNPNKLTIKSQEALQFAQQLTQENGQQQIENAHLFKGIAQADQNVLPFVFKKLNVNLDLVNQLIDSQINSFPKVDGGDLTLSRETGRVLNAATSLANKMGDEYVSIEHLLISIFDGKSKTAQILKDQGITKKNLEAAIEELRQGNNVTSQSAEDTYNALGKYAKNLNQLADQGKLDPVIGRDEEIRRILQILSRRTKNNPMLVGEPGVGKTAIAEGLAHRIVGGDVPENLKNKQIFSLDMGALIAGAKYKGEFEERLKSVVKEVTTSAGDIVLFIDEIHTLVGAGGGEGAMDAANILKPALARGELRAIGATTLDEYQKYFEKDKALERRFQKVIVDEPDTESAISILRGIKDKYETHHKVQIKDDAIIGAVELSQRYITNRFLPDKAIDLMDEAASKLRMEINSKPEELDVLDRKIMQLEIEIEAIKRENDEVKLKNLRSELANLKETRNELNAQWENEKSVVDSIQSLKSDIENYRLEAERAEREGDYGKVAELRYGKIKEAQDELAKLQAQNEAADETKALIQEEVTYDDIAEVVAKWTGIPVTKMLQSEREKLLRLEEELGNRVVGQKEAIEAVSDAVRRSRAGLQDQNKPVGSFLFLGTTGVGKTELAKALAEFLFNDEASMTRIDMSEYQERHSVSRLVGAPPGYVGYDEGGQLTEAVRRKPYSVVLLDEIEKAHPDTFNILLQVLDEGRLTDNKGRVADFKNAIIIMTSNMGAEIIQQKFENFNGDSASLDSLIDTTKMEVVGALKQRVRPEFINRIDDIVMFTPLSNDEIKEIVELQLRNVTKMLSKQGITIDATEDAIDLLAKLGYEPQYGARPVKRVIQREILNKLSKEILANTISTESIVLIDAFEDNLVFRNETIDVDVE, encoded by the coding sequence ATGAATCCCAATAAACTCACTATAAAATCACAGGAAGCTCTGCAGTTTGCGCAGCAACTTACCCAGGAAAATGGTCAGCAACAAATTGAAAATGCACATCTTTTCAAGGGTATCGCTCAGGCAGATCAGAACGTGCTTCCGTTTGTGTTTAAAAAATTGAACGTTAACCTCGATTTAGTAAATCAATTGATCGATAGTCAGATCAACTCATTTCCTAAAGTCGATGGTGGTGACCTCACTCTTTCCAGAGAAACCGGTCGGGTGCTCAACGCAGCAACCTCGCTAGCCAATAAAATGGGTGATGAATATGTAAGTATTGAACATTTGCTCATTTCAATTTTTGATGGAAAGTCTAAAACCGCCCAGATTTTAAAAGATCAAGGCATCACTAAGAAAAACCTGGAAGCGGCGATTGAAGAACTGCGCCAAGGCAATAATGTGACTTCTCAAAGTGCAGAGGATACTTATAATGCTTTGGGCAAATACGCAAAAAACCTCAACCAGCTTGCTGATCAGGGAAAACTAGATCCCGTTATAGGTCGTGATGAAGAGATACGCAGAATATTGCAGATCCTCTCGCGTAGAACCAAAAATAATCCCATGCTCGTGGGAGAACCTGGTGTAGGTAAAACCGCTATCGCAGAAGGTCTCGCCCACCGTATTGTAGGCGGAGACGTACCAGAAAATCTTAAAAACAAGCAGATTTTTTCCCTAGACATGGGAGCGTTGATTGCTGGTGCTAAGTATAAAGGTGAATTTGAAGAGCGATTGAAATCAGTGGTAAAAGAAGTGACTACCAGTGCTGGTGATATCGTTCTCTTTATCGATGAGATCCACACGCTTGTAGGTGCTGGAGGTGGCGAGGGCGCCATGGATGCGGCAAATATTTTAAAGCCTGCGCTGGCCCGTGGTGAATTACGTGCGATAGGCGCTACGACACTCGATGAATATCAAAAATACTTTGAGAAGGATAAAGCGCTAGAGCGCCGTTTCCAGAAGGTCATCGTTGATGAACCAGATACGGAAAGTGCGATCTCCATACTGCGTGGTATTAAAGATAAGTATGAAACTCACCATAAAGTGCAGATTAAAGATGATGCTATCATAGGAGCTGTTGAATTATCACAGCGCTACATCACAAACCGATTCTTACCTGATAAAGCGATCGATTTGATGGACGAGGCTGCATCTAAATTGCGTATGGAGATCAATTCAAAGCCAGAAGAACTCGATGTTTTGGATCGCAAGATCATGCAACTTGAAATTGAGATCGAGGCGATCAAAAGAGAAAACGATGAGGTAAAACTCAAGAATTTAAGGTCAGAGCTGGCTAACCTCAAAGAAACTCGTAATGAGCTCAATGCACAGTGGGAGAATGAAAAATCTGTTGTGGATAGCATTCAATCGTTGAAATCTGATATTGAGAACTACCGCCTGGAAGCAGAACGCGCTGAGCGAGAAGGTGACTACGGTAAAGTAGCAGAATTGCGTTACGGTAAAATCAAGGAGGCTCAAGATGAACTGGCAAAACTTCAAGCTCAAAATGAAGCTGCCGATGAAACCAAAGCCTTGATCCAAGAAGAAGTAACCTATGACGATATCGCAGAGGTTGTCGCAAAATGGACCGGTATACCCGTAACTAAAATGCTTCAAAGCGAGCGAGAAAAACTCTTGCGCCTAGAAGAAGAATTGGGCAATCGAGTCGTAGGCCAGAAAGAAGCGATTGAAGCTGTGAGTGATGCCGTGCGACGCAGCCGCGCAGGTCTTCAAGATCAGAACAAACCTGTGGGATCTTTTTTATTCCTAGGTACAACTGGAGTCGGTAAAACTGAACTTGCTAAAGCGCTCGCAGAGTTCCTTTTCAACGATGAAGCCTCGATGACGCGCATCGATATGAGTGAGTATCAAGAGCGACACAGCGTGAGCCGTCTGGTAGGTGCTCCTCCAGGATATGTAGGGTATGATGAAGGTGGACAGCTTACTGAAGCAGTACGCAGAAAACCTTACAGCGTAGTCTTGCTGGATGAGATTGAAAAAGCACATCCCGACACTTTCAACATCTTGTTGCAGGTACTTGATGAGGGTAGATTGACCGATAACAAAGGGCGTGTAGCTGACTTCAAGAACGCGATCATAATTATGACGTCAAACATGGGAGCTGAAATCATACAGCAGAAGTTTGAGAATTTCAATGGTGATTCTGCGAGTCTGGATAGTTTGATTGACACAACCAAGATGGAAGTCGTGGGTGCGTTAAAACAGCGCGTGCGACCAGAGTTTATCAACCGTATCGATGACATCGTGATGTTCACACCGCTTTCTAACGATGAGATAAAAGAAATCGTGGAACTGCAACTGCGCAACGTGACTAAGATGTTGTCTAAACAAGGTATCACCATAGACGCGACTGAAGACGCAATTGATCTACTTGCTAAATTGGGCTATGAACCGCAATACGGAGCACGCCCTGTGAAGCGAGTGATTCAGCGTGAGATTTTGAACAAGCTTTCTAAGGAGATTTTGGCAAATACTATTTCTACCGAGAGTATTGTTTTGATCGATGCCTTTGAAGACAATTTGGTTTTCAGAAACGAGACGATTGATGTAGATGTGGAGTAG